In a single window of the Coffea eugenioides isolate CCC68of chromosome 3, Ceug_1.0, whole genome shotgun sequence genome:
- the LOC113765859 gene encoding uncharacterized protein LOC113765859 — protein sequence MGRIIAHDIVVHYMGNTVRIPNVDPKNYQYIDLLGDVTDKAMNDLPGNLNMLVHMKCAIPRTTSFMDISSDKSVSDMFKLHEQDLVINLYLLHLDIIPTTEENMVDNRNNQLQDAQKDKGIEKAPILVVDSEGDDEIYASSSDDSWKDDMDSDLEDVIAEDRALISSSDKEENDLSDYEEIEDAQVGPDSESDQESDPLRAIMLSKMWTYNPREDIEFEKGMLFTNVDAFRAVLKDYAIQKGFPLVRLKNEKSRCTAKCGAEGCNWRIHASPVADTTTFMVKTYTPEHTCVMDRKNSEATSDWIAKKLISVMRDHPEMTSKGVKAEMQKYGVLPSRMQIYRAKKKALEQIEGSHSEAYGRLPKYAELLRINNPGSIMKIRYDRPNLLMEPKFLRLFISFKAQRDGFLAGCRPFIGFDGCHLKGAFGGILLTAVALDGNNSLFPLAFAVVECENKEAWSWFFYYFQDFFGPFPNNIPLTFMSDRQKGLNLAYEEQVPQAAARYCDWHIYSNFKVKFPGLLLRRFFWQAAKSYDLIGHNEAMEKIKNINIDAWRYLANIPKCNWARHAFSVEIKCDHVTNNFTESFNAWVGELRGKNILALADGLRQKFMKKLHKRYQKGCTWTSRLTPHVTGKLKDIASESRKCSLTMASENTFEVADVDKSYIVKLHERTCECGAFQLTGIPCKHAALGAIYRREKLESYCDAAFSRDQYLKTYAFMINPIPHMNRWPPMEDVTPAVVLPPPLRRRAGELVKELLLLKKEAAVPLQIR from the exons ATGGGAAGAATTATTGCACATGATATTGTAGTTCATTACATGGGAAACACTGTCAGAATTCCAAATGTCGATCCAAAGAACTACCAATATATTGACCTTCTCGGTGATGTTACTGATAAGGCAATGAATGATTTGCCTGGAAATTTGAACATGCTTGTGCATATGAAATGTGCGATTCCTAGAACAACAAGCTTTATGGACATCAGTAGTGACAAATCAGTATCTGATATGTTCAAACTTCATGAGCAAGATCTTGTTATAAACTTGTACTTGTTGCACCTGGATATTATTCCTACTACAGAGGAGAATATGGTAGACAATAGGAATAACCAACTTCAGGATGCACAGAAAGACAAAGGAATCGAAAAAGCTCCTATTCTTGTAGTTGACAGTGAGGGTGATGATGAGATTTATGCTTCTAGTTCTGATGACTCTTGGAAAGATGACATGGATAGTGACTTAGAAGATGTCATAGCTGAAGATAGGGCCTTAATTTCTTCCAGTGACAAGGAGGAAAATGACTTGTCTGATTATGAGGAGATTGAGGATGCACAAGTTGGGCCTGATTCAGAATCTGACCAAGAATCAGATCCTTTGAGAGCAATCATGCTGTCAAAAATGTGGACTTACAATCCAAGAGAGGACATTGAGTTTGAGAAAGGAATGCTATTTACTAATGTGGATGCATTTAGAGCAGTGTTAAAAGACTATGCTATTCAAAAAGGATTTCCATTGGTGaggttgaaaaatgaaaaaagcaGATGCACTGCTAAGTGTGGAGCTGAGGGTTGTAATTGGAGGATTCATGCATCCCCAGTTGCTGATACAACCACATTCATGGTTAAGACATATACACCTGAGCATACGTGTGTGATGGATAGGAAAAACTCAGAAGCAACATCAGATTGGAttgcaaaaaaattaatttctgttATGAGAGATCACCCAGAGATGACAAGCAAGGGAGTAAAGGCTGAAATGCAGAAGTATGGAGTCTTGCCAAGTAGAATGCAAATTTACAGGGCAAAAAAGAAAGCCTTGGAACAAATAGAAGGCTCACACAGTGAAGCCTATGGAAGGTTACCAAAATATGCTGAACTTTTGAGGATTAATAACCCGGGAAGCATCATGAAAATTCGCTACGATAGGCCAAACCTTCTTATGGAGCCTAAATTTCTGAGATTGTTCATAAGTTTCAAGGCACAAAGAGATGGTTTCCTAGCAGGTTGCAGGCCATTTATTGGATTTGATGGCTGCCATTTGAAAGGTGCATTTGGGGGCATTCTGTTGACTGCTGTTGCTCTTGATGGGAACAACAGTTTGTTTCCATTAGCTTTTGCTGTTGTTGAGTGTGAAAACAAGGAAGCTTGGAGTTGGTTTTTTTACTATTTTCAGGATTTCTTTGGACCTTTTCCAAACAATATTCCACTCACCTTCATGAGTGATAGGCAGAAG GGACTAAACCTTGCATACGAGGAACAAGTGCCACAAGCTGCTGCACGATACTGTGATTGGCACATCTATAGCAACTTCAAAGTGAAATTTCCAGGATTGCTTCTAAGAAGATTTTTTTGGCAAGCAGCTAAAAGCTATGATCTGATAGGACACAATGAGGCTatggaaaaaataaagaatattaACATAGATGCTTGGAGATACTTAGCAAACATTCCTAAGTGTAATTGGGCAAGGCATGCATTTTCTGTTGAAATTAAGTGTGATCATGTCACCAACAATTTCACAGAATCTTTTAATGCATGGGTTGGTGAACTGAGAGGAAAGAATATACTTGCTCTGGCTGATGGACTGAGGCAAAAATTCATGAAGAAACTACATAAGAGGTATCAAAAAGGCTGCACATGGACATCTAGACTTACTCCACATGTTACTGGTAAGCTGAAGGATATTGCATCTGAATCAAGAAAGTGTTCATTGACAATGGCAAGTGAGAACACATTTGAAGTAGCAGATGTGGATAAGTCCTATATAGTCAAGCTGCATGAGAGGACATGTGAATGCGGGGCTTTCCAGTTGACTGGCATTCCTTGCAAACATGCTGCACTAGGAGCTATTTACAGAAGGGAGAAACTGGAAAGTTATTGTGATGCAGCTTTTTCAAGAGATCAGTATTTGAAAACATATGCATTCATGATCAACCCAATTCCACATATGAATAGGTGGCCTCCTATGGAAGATGTGACACCAGCAGTAGTTTTGCCACCACCACTTAGAAGAAGAGCTG GAGAACTTGTCAAGGAGCTCCTGTTGCTGAAAAAAGAGGCAGCAGTACCTCTGCAAATCAGGTAG
- the LOC113764876 gene encoding putative inactive disease susceptibility protein LOV1, translating into MTAVASISAAVRRLQELLLDEARPLGQLEPEVKSTVLPRLQESEEMLMGLPAHKIRVKGAQDDLEFGRTTRSLLSSIEDKVESYALQLGSATSSSREACCGGGGGENTAFGKLVADLKVSVDGLKDCVTSYCAQQNQYQQNRKLGQRSQWLVSRANFSSGRWGDEAFGLEEEVLELTKVLVSEETDPRVVFIVGMGGIGKTTLAKKLFNHPDVRHHFKGFAWVYVGGHWSTGDILITILDQLSSLPRKKRESMMKSEELELAPQVFTILQRKGCLVVLDDCSDRELLDILSIAFPFAVRSASASKFILTTRNRNLSRFLDPGAVYSLRMESLNEKKSWDLLSHIWRKLEEGPFPGKLVPIAWEILARCEGLPLAIIVLASMLRTEREGERVLHNLLQSRRQMDGFPIGFHCLLSAYYALPLRLKACFLYLGNFPNNSRIQVEKLCQLWIAEGLISAEDGASEETMMDVAAKYFGELVARSLVTLEEDEVSDLRLMSGHIHGLIRSLCITEGREDEFFEIMPGSEPYMISKAQRCAIYFDKYYSVSNVTPSANLRSLLCLNSEQSGQGSRWPQGLFDFRKLRPLRVLDFDRVSFQDGNLPQGVGNLVFLRYLSFRGCYLEDLPSYIGNLLYLQTLDLRVQKDCIMTISNVIWKLERLRHLYFPLAFQTPDHGGMLKLDSLRQLEILEGLDTSVCRAKDLIKLTNLRILAATAEGNLEDLELIIRYIGINSSHLKRTSLDIKKFDCYSEERLSFIKRLFSCPLLDTLQIEGHIGKMSDIGKGNMLDIGTISPSFTKIVLNGSELDQDPMPTLENLPNLRILVLEVEAYAGKKLHCSDTGFPELRSLKLSKLYNLEEWEVDIGALQKLSTLEVSMCRRMKKLPDGLQSIITLRKLKVSMMPQQFLGRLRMKNGRGGEDRHKINSKCSIEFGNDDPWLESTISACQQNNSFDGRITESQTSSSTHSPNLTGSFACLPETERERDVYLQ; encoded by the exons ATGACCGCTGTGGCAAGCATCTCAGCTGCCGTGAGGAGGCTTCAAGAATTGTTGCTCGACGAAGCGAGACCTTTAGGCCAGTTAGAACCGGAGGTCAAGAGCACTGTGTTGCCGAGACTGCAGGAGTCGGAGGAAATGTTGATGGGGCTACCAGCCCATAAAATAAGAGTAAAAGGAGCCCAGGATGATCTGGAGTTTGGAAGAACGACCAGAAGTCTGTTGTCTTCTATTGAGGATAAGGTGGAATCGTATGCCCTCCAACTTGGATCTGCAACTAGCAGTAGTCGTGAAGCATGTtgcggtggtggtggtggtgagaATACAGCGTTTGGGAAGCTCGTAGCTGACTTGAAAGTTTCTGTTGATGGACTCAAGGATTGCGTTACATCCTACTGTGCACAACAAAATCAATATCAACAGAATCGAAAGCTAGGACAAAGGTCCCAATGGCTCGTCTCTCGAGCAAATTTCTCTAGCGGCCGCTGGGGAGATGAAGCTTTTGGATTGGAGGAGGAAGTACTTGAGCTGACAAAGGTTTTAGTAAGTGAGGAGACTGATCCCAGGGTTGTTTTCATAGTCGGAATGGGTGGAATCGGCAAAACAACCCTTGCCAAGAAACTGTTCAATCACCCTGATGTTCGGCATCATTTTAAGGGTTTCGCCTGGGTCTATGTCGGTGGTCACTGGAGCACCGGAGATATCTTGATAACTATACTCGACCAACTGTCCTCCTTGCCGAGGAAGAAACGGGAGTCGATGATGAAATCCGAGGAACTGGAGCTGGCCCCACAGGTGTTCACAATTCTACAGCGAAAAGGTTGCCTGGTCGTTTTGGACGACTGTTCCGACCGTGAACTCTTGGATATCCTAAGCATTGCCTTCCCATTTGCGGTGAGGAGTGCTAGTGCTAGCAAATTCATTCTCACCACTCGAAACCGGAATTTAAGCAGATTTCTTGATCCAGGTGCAGTATACAGCTTGCGCATGGAATCACTGAATGAAAAGAAGAGCTGGGATCTACTCTCTCATATTTGGCGCAAGCTAGAGG AGGGTCCGTTCCCAGGGAAACTGGTGCCAATTGCATGGGAAATATTAGCTCGATGCGAAGGCTTACCATTGGCTATCATTGTACTGGCGAGCATGTTAAGAACTGAAAGGGAAGGTGAGCGGGTGCTTCACAATCTTCTTCAGAGCCGCCGCCAGATGGATGGATTTCCCATAGGCTTTCATTGCCTACTGTCAGCTTACTACGCTTTGCCACTGCGCCTAAAGGCGTGCTTTCTTTATTTGGGAAACTTCccaaacaattcaagaatacAAGTAGAGAAGTTGTGCCAGCTTTGGATTGCTGAAGGTCTGATATCAGCTGAGGATGGGGCAAGCGAAGAAACAATGATGGATGTTGCAGCAAAATATTTCGGCGAATTGGTAGCAAGGAGCTTGGTAACTCTGGAAGAAGATGAAGTGTCAGACTTAAGGCTCATGTCCGGCCACATTCATGGCCTGATAAGAAGTCTCTGCATAACAGAGGGAAGAGAGGACGAATTTTTTGAGATCATGCCTGGCTCGGAACCATATATGATTTCAAAAGCACAAAGATGTGCTATATATTTCGATAAGTATTACAGCGTATCAAATGTTACCCCCTCTGCTAACCTTCGGTCTCTTTTATGCCTCAACTCTGAACAATCAGGGCAAGGATCTAGGTGGCCACAGGGACTTTTTGATTTCAGAAAACTTAGACCGCTAAGAGTTTTAGATTTTGACAGAGTTAGTTTTCAAGATGGAAATCTTCCTCAAGGAGTAGGAAATTTAGTCTTCTTGAGATACTTGAGTTTTCGAGGATGTTACCTGGAGGATTTGCCATCATATATTGGCAACCTTTTGTACTTGCAAACCCTCGACCTAAGGGTTCAAAAAGATTGCATAATGACCATTTCAAATGTCATTTGGAAGCTTGAGCGATTAAGACATCTGTATTTCCCTCTAGCATTTCAAACTCCTGATCATGGTGGAATGTTGAAACTGGACAGCTTGAGACAACTAGAGATACTAGAGGGATTGGATACAAGTGTGTGCAGAGCAAAGGACCTCATAAAGCTGACCAACCTTCGGATTCTAGCAGCAACAGCAGAAGGAAACCTCGAGGACTTGGAGCTCATCATCCGCTACATAGGCATCAACTCAAGCCACTTGAAGAGGACATCGCTCGACATTAAAAAGTTTGATTGTTACTCTGAGGAACGGCTGTCTTTCATAAAAAGATTATTCAGCTGTCCTCTTCTTGATACTCTGCAAATAGAAGGGCATATAGGAAAAATGTCAGACATTGGTAAAGGTAATATGTTAGACATTGGTACAATATCTCCTAGCTTTACCAAGATTGTGTTAAATGGTTCTGAACTTGATCAAGACCCTATGCCAACACTGGAGAACCTTCCCAACCTGAGGATCCTTGTCTTGGAAGTCGAAGCATACGCAGGAAAGAAATTGCATTGTTCTGATACAGGTTTTCCTGAACTCAGGAGTTTAAAGCTCTCCAAGTTGTACAACTTAGAAGAATGGGAGGTGGACATAGGAGCATTGCAAAAGCTTTCTACTTTAGAGGTTTCCATGTGCAGGAGAATGAAAAAGCTTCCTGACGGATTACAAAGCATCATTACTCTCAGAAAGCTGAAGGTCAGCATGATGCCACAACAATTCTTAGGCAGGCTACGAATGAAAAATGGCAGAGGAGGAGAAGATCGTCACAAAATCAACTCAAAGTGTTCAATAGAATTTGGAAATGATGATCCTTGGCTTGAGTCTACCATTTCAGCATGTCAG CAAAACAATTCCTTTGATGGCAGAATCACCGAATCTCAGACTTCAAGTTCCACTCATAGTCCAAACCTGACCGGAAGTTTTGCATGCTTACCAGAAACTGAAAGGGAAAGAGATGTTTACCTTCAATGA